The following coding sequences are from one Verrucosispora sp. WMMD573 window:
- a CDS encoding MalY/PatB family protein — MTTVNPLAQFSLAELRRRTSVKWRQYADDVLPLWVAEMDVPLAAPVAEALHDAVERGDTGYAYGTGYAEALGDFAARRWGWSNLPVDRTALVPDVMLGIVEVLRLLTAPGDAVVLCAPVYPPFYAFVTHADRRVIEAPLGADQRMDLSALGEAFRRARADGRRAVFLLCNPHNPTGVVHRPDELEAVADLANRYGVRVVSDEIHAPLVLSGARFTPYLTVPGAEDALAVLSASKAWNLSGLKSALVVAGPHAVADLRRMPEEVGHGPSHLGVIAHTAAFRDGGEWLDRLLAGLDHNRELLGVLLARHTPTIRYHRPEGTYLAWLDCTALEIDSGPVGDEPGVVTGIAGPARLFLDRAGVALSSGHVFGTGGAGFVRLNFATSPDILTEAVTRMGRAVTEHHTPRG, encoded by the coding sequence GTGACGACCGTGAATCCGCTGGCCCAGTTCTCCCTGGCCGAACTGCGCCGACGCACCAGCGTCAAGTGGCGCCAGTACGCCGATGACGTGCTGCCCCTGTGGGTGGCCGAGATGGACGTGCCGTTGGCCGCGCCCGTCGCCGAGGCGCTGCACGACGCGGTCGAGCGCGGTGACACCGGATACGCCTACGGCACGGGTTACGCCGAGGCGCTCGGCGACTTCGCGGCCCGCCGGTGGGGATGGTCCAACCTGCCGGTCGACCGCACTGCCCTGGTCCCGGACGTAATGCTCGGCATCGTCGAGGTACTCCGGCTGCTGACCGCTCCCGGCGACGCGGTCGTGCTCTGCGCACCGGTCTACCCGCCGTTCTACGCCTTCGTCACACACGCCGACCGGCGAGTGATCGAGGCGCCGCTCGGCGCGGACCAGCGGATGGACCTGTCGGCGCTGGGTGAGGCGTTCCGCCGGGCCCGCGCGGACGGCCGGCGAGCGGTGTTCCTGCTGTGCAACCCGCACAACCCGACAGGCGTGGTGCACCGCCCTGACGAACTCGAAGCGGTCGCCGACCTTGCCAACCGGTACGGGGTGCGGGTGGTCTCCGACGAGATCCACGCCCCGCTGGTGCTGTCCGGGGCGCGGTTCACGCCGTACCTCACGGTGCCCGGCGCCGAGGACGCCCTGGCCGTGCTGTCCGCCTCCAAGGCGTGGAACCTGTCCGGGCTGAAGTCGGCGCTGGTGGTGGCGGGCCCGCACGCCGTCGCCGACCTGCGGCGGATGCCGGAGGAGGTCGGCCACGGGCCGAGCCACCTGGGCGTCATCGCGCACACCGCCGCCTTCCGCGACGGCGGCGAGTGGCTGGACCGTCTGCTGGCCGGGCTCGACCACAACCGCGAGTTGCTGGGGGTGTTGCTGGCCCGGCACACGCCGACCATCCGGTACCACCGTCCCGAGGGCACCTACCTCGCCTGGTTGGACTGCACCGCGCTTGAAATCGACAGCGGCCCGGTCGGCGACGAGCCGGGCGTGGTTACCGGCATCGCCGGGCCGGCACGGCTGTTCCTCGACCGTGCAGGGGTCGCCCTCAGCTCCGGGCATGTCTTCGGCACCGGCGGAGCCGGCTTCGTACGCCTCAACTTCGCCACCTCGCCGGACATCCTGACCGAGGCGGTGACCCGGATGGGACGGGCCGTCACCGAACACCACACGCCACGCGGCTGA